A region of Streptomyces sp. R44 DNA encodes the following proteins:
- a CDS encoding VOC family protein: MDIRALGYLRLETTTLDEWRRYALDVLGMVEATGTTEDTLCLRLDDRAYRIVIQAGESDRLLAAGWEVANAAALTAAAERLEAAGVAVKAADPAELAERRVQGLIHVTDPGGNPLEIYWGQAQDHSALGTPYGNRFVTGDLGLGHVVLPVPDIEAALDFYENLLGFQLRDSMKLPPQAVPTATEQRDFHWMHFLSPNRRHHSLGLYPGALPPGIVHFMVELETLDDVGRGLDRMHAAGIPIASSLGRHTNDQMVSFYAQAPGGFQVEYGWDGLVVDPATWVAKEITADSFWGHQWNG, translated from the coding sequence ATGGACATCCGTGCTCTCGGCTACCTCCGCCTGGAGACCACCACCCTGGACGAGTGGCGCCGCTACGCGCTCGACGTCCTCGGCATGGTGGAGGCGACCGGCACCACCGAGGACACCCTCTGCCTCCGCCTGGACGACCGCGCGTACCGCATCGTCATCCAGGCCGGCGAGAGCGACCGGCTCCTCGCGGCCGGCTGGGAGGTGGCGAACGCCGCCGCACTCACCGCCGCCGCCGAGCGGCTGGAGGCGGCCGGCGTCGCCGTCAAGGCCGCCGACCCCGCCGAGCTCGCCGAGCGCCGCGTCCAGGGCCTGATCCACGTCACGGACCCCGGCGGCAACCCGCTGGAGATCTACTGGGGCCAGGCCCAGGACCACAGCGCGCTCGGCACCCCGTACGGCAACCGCTTCGTCACCGGCGACCTGGGCCTCGGCCACGTCGTCCTCCCGGTGCCGGACATCGAGGCCGCGCTCGACTTCTACGAGAACCTGCTCGGCTTCCAACTGCGCGACTCGATGAAGCTGCCCCCGCAGGCCGTCCCGACCGCCACCGAGCAGCGGGACTTCCACTGGATGCACTTCCTCAGCCCCAACCGCCGCCACCACAGCCTCGGCCTCTACCCCGGAGCCCTGCCGCCCGGCATCGTGCACTTCATGGTGGAGCTGGAGACCCTCGACGACGTGGGCCGGGGCCTCGACCGCATGCACGCCGCGGGCATCCCCATCGCGTCCAGCCTCGGCCGCCACACCAACGACCAAATGGTCTCCTTCTACGCCCAGGCTCCGGGCGGCTTCCAGGTCGAGTACGGCTGGGACGGACTCGTCGTCGACCCCGCCACCTGGGTCGCGAAGGAGATCACCGCCGACAGCTTCTGGGGCCACCAGTGGAACGGCTGA
- a CDS encoding FAD-dependent oxidoreductase produces MNDPWDHTYDVVVVGSGAAGMAAALTARLRGLTALVLEKTDVYGGSTALSGGAIWVPDNFHLDEAGLGDTPEKARAYLDATVGDRVTAERKDAYVTHGPRMVREFHDRTDVRFVYTPGYSDYYPERLGGYPQGRSIEPQIFDFKKLGREQRATMRRAGLPTYGLTITSKDFRQLNMVGRTWAGRRTAVKVGAQAVRARLSGQELLSLGEALIARMRHSLDALGADLWLSAPLTGLVEEDGRVTGVRITRDGRELTVRARGGVVLASGGFSHDQRLREKHLPAPTSTAWSSASEGQTGDALEPAVALGAATDLMDKVWGAPSVVPPEGKPFFLVADRGIPGMVIVNQAGERYANEAAPYHEFVDAMYAHDRPGASTVPSWLILDATAKARYIFMGLFPGQAFPKPWLESGFVKKAATVEELAARIEVAPERLRATVDRFNGFALTGRDEDFRRGESVYDRYYGDPTLPNPNLAPLDKGPYYAIPVHPGDIGTKGGLVTDATARVLREDGSAIDGLYASGNVSSAVMGETYPGPGATIGPAMTFSWLAVDHIVRTRSAEAR; encoded by the coding sequence ATGAACGACCCGTGGGACCACACGTACGACGTGGTGGTCGTCGGCTCCGGCGCCGCCGGCATGGCCGCGGCCCTCACCGCCCGGCTGCGCGGCCTGACCGCCCTGGTGCTGGAGAAGACCGACGTCTACGGCGGCTCGACCGCCCTGTCCGGCGGCGCGATCTGGGTCCCGGACAACTTCCACCTGGACGAGGCCGGGCTCGGCGACACCCCCGAGAAGGCCCGCGCCTACCTGGACGCCACGGTCGGCGACCGGGTCACCGCCGAGCGCAAGGACGCCTACGTCACCCATGGACCGCGCATGGTGCGGGAGTTCCACGACCGCACGGACGTCAGGTTCGTCTACACCCCCGGCTACTCCGACTACTACCCCGAGCGGCTCGGCGGCTACCCGCAGGGCCGCTCGATCGAACCGCAGATCTTCGACTTCAAGAAGCTCGGCCGCGAGCAGCGCGCCACCATGCGCCGCGCCGGCCTGCCCACGTACGGCCTGACCATCACCTCCAAGGACTTCCGTCAGCTCAACATGGTGGGGCGGACCTGGGCCGGCCGCCGCACCGCCGTCAAGGTCGGAGCCCAGGCCGTCAGGGCCCGGCTCTCCGGCCAGGAGCTGCTCTCGCTCGGCGAGGCGCTGATCGCCCGCATGCGGCACTCCCTCGACGCCCTCGGCGCCGACCTGTGGCTCTCCGCCCCGCTGACCGGCCTCGTCGAGGAGGACGGCCGGGTCACCGGCGTCCGGATCACCCGGGACGGCCGCGAGCTCACCGTCCGGGCGAGGGGCGGCGTCGTCCTCGCCTCCGGCGGCTTCTCCCACGACCAGCGGCTCCGCGAGAAGCACCTGCCGGCACCCACCTCCACCGCCTGGAGCTCCGCGTCCGAGGGGCAGACCGGCGACGCCCTGGAGCCGGCCGTGGCCCTCGGCGCGGCGACCGACCTGATGGACAAGGTCTGGGGCGCGCCTTCGGTGGTGCCGCCCGAGGGGAAGCCGTTCTTCCTCGTCGCCGACCGGGGCATCCCCGGCATGGTGATCGTGAACCAGGCGGGGGAGCGCTACGCCAACGAGGCGGCCCCGTACCACGAGTTCGTCGACGCGATGTACGCGCACGACAGGCCAGGGGCGAGCACCGTGCCGTCCTGGCTGATCCTCGACGCCACCGCCAAGGCCCGCTACATCTTCATGGGCCTCTTCCCGGGCCAGGCGTTCCCCAAGCCGTGGCTGGAGAGCGGCTTCGTGAAGAAGGCCGCGACCGTCGAGGAGCTCGCCGCCCGCATCGAGGTCGCCCCGGAGCGGCTGCGCGCCACCGTGGACCGCTTCAACGGCTTCGCCCTCACCGGCCGCGACGAGGACTTCCGCCGCGGCGAGAGCGTCTACGACCGCTACTACGGCGACCCGACGCTGCCGAATCCCAACCTGGCGCCGCTGGACAAGGGCCCGTACTACGCGATCCCCGTCCACCCGGGCGACATCGGCACCAAGGGCGGCCTGGTCACCGACGCGACGGCCCGCGTGCTGCGGGAGGACGGCAGCGCCATCGACGGCCTGTACGCCTCCGGCAACGTCTCGTCCGCCGTGATGGGCGAGACCTACCCGGGACCCGGCGCGACCATCGGCCCCGCCATGACCTTCAGCTGGCTCGCCGTCGACCACATCGTGCGTACGCGCTCCGCCGAGGCGCGGTGA
- the hsaA gene encoding 3-hydroxy-9,10-secoandrosta-1,3,5(10)-triene-9,17-dione monooxygenase oxygenase subunit, giving the protein MREEDVLAAVRALAPALRERAAEAEELRRVPDASVRELEEAGFFRLLRPGAYGGLAADPAVFYAALHEIAKACGSTGWAAAVLGVHPWYVAQFDPRAQDEVWGADGATRICSSHAPTGEVTRADGGFRLSGRWHFSAGCDHARWALLGGVVDDDEGRPVDMLTFLVPRSDYRVDDVWDTVGLRGSGSNDLLVEDAFVPAHRTLGYGPVTTLSCPGQEVHPEPLYRLPYAAVFTTAISTAMVGIAEGAHEDQVAAARERLKAPHGRSADEDPFAQVRLARAAGEIDAARLQLHRNMADLHALARAGAPIPMELRARTRRDQALATERAITAVDLLMENAGRGPLRVGDDVLQRAWRDLHTGRGQAANDVDRALVLYAQDALGMDVHDPML; this is encoded by the coding sequence ATGCGCGAAGAGGACGTTCTCGCGGCGGTACGCGCCCTCGCCCCCGCCCTGCGCGAGCGCGCCGCCGAGGCGGAGGAACTGCGCCGGGTCCCCGACGCCTCCGTCCGGGAACTGGAGGAGGCCGGCTTCTTCCGGCTGCTCCGGCCCGGGGCGTACGGCGGACTCGCCGCCGACCCGGCCGTCTTCTACGCCGCCTTGCACGAGATCGCCAAGGCGTGCGGCTCGACCGGCTGGGCGGCGGCGGTCCTCGGCGTCCACCCCTGGTACGTGGCCCAGTTCGACCCCCGCGCCCAGGACGAGGTCTGGGGCGCCGACGGAGCCACCCGGATCTGCTCCTCCCACGCCCCCACCGGGGAGGTCACCCGCGCCGACGGCGGCTTCCGGCTCTCCGGCCGCTGGCACTTCTCGGCCGGCTGCGACCACGCCCGCTGGGCCCTGCTCGGCGGCGTCGTCGACGACGACGAGGGCCGGCCGGTCGACATGCTGACCTTCCTCGTCCCCCGCTCCGACTACCGCGTCGACGACGTGTGGGACACGGTCGGCCTGCGCGGCAGCGGCAGCAACGACCTCCTCGTCGAGGACGCCTTCGTCCCCGCCCACCGGACGCTCGGCTACGGCCCGGTGACCACGCTGAGCTGCCCCGGGCAGGAGGTCCACCCCGAACCGCTGTACCGGCTGCCGTACGCCGCCGTCTTCACCACCGCCATCTCCACCGCGATGGTCGGCATCGCCGAGGGCGCCCACGAGGACCAGGTCGCCGCGGCCCGCGAGCGGCTGAAGGCCCCGCACGGCCGGAGCGCCGACGAGGACCCCTTCGCGCAGGTACGCCTCGCCCGCGCCGCCGGCGAGATCGACGCCGCCCGGCTCCAGCTCCACCGCAACATGGCCGACCTCCACGCGCTCGCGCGCGCCGGCGCCCCAATCCCGATGGAACTGCGCGCCCGCACCCGCCGCGACCAGGCGCTCGCCACCGAACGCGCAATCACCGCCGTGGACCTGCTCATGGAGAACGCCGGCCGCGGCCCGCTGCGCGTCGGCGACGACGTCCTCCAGCGGGCCTGGCGCGACCTGCACACCGGCCGCGGCCAGGCCGCCAACGACGTGGACCGGGCCCTGGTGCTCTACGCCCAGGACGCCCTCGGCATGGACGTCCACGACCCCATGCTCTGA
- the hsaA gene encoding 3-hydroxy-9,10-secoandrosta-1,3,5(10)-triene-9,17-dione monooxygenase oxygenase subunit encodes MADDVLAAIRDLAPALRDRAAEAETLRRVPDTSVKELEDTGFFQLLQPKAFGGRAADPVVFYSAVKEIAKACGSTGWVASVVGVHPWHVALFDPRAQQEVWGQDPKTRIASSYAPTGKATAVDGGFRLSGRWHFSSGCDHARWALLGCLVTDGEGNPVDMRTFLVPRSDYRIDDVWDTVGLRGTGSNDVVVEDVFVPDHRALSFGPVTALSVPGHEVNPEPLYRLPYAGVFTTTISTPIVGIAEGAFESYAEATRQRFRVSYGQKVAEDPFAQVRIARAASDIDASWLQLTRNMGEMYALAERGEEIPMELRTRTRRDQVLATERSVAAVDLLMENSGGSAMRTGPGLVQRAWRDAHTGRGHAANDPERALVMYGQSALGIDIQDTMA; translated from the coding sequence ATGGCCGATGACGTCCTGGCAGCGATCCGTGACCTCGCCCCCGCCCTGCGCGACCGCGCGGCCGAGGCCGAGACGCTGCGCCGCGTGCCCGACACCTCCGTCAAGGAACTCGAGGACACGGGCTTCTTCCAGCTGCTCCAGCCCAAGGCCTTCGGCGGCCGAGCGGCCGACCCGGTGGTCTTCTACTCGGCGGTCAAGGAGATCGCCAAGGCGTGCGGATCGACCGGCTGGGTCGCCTCCGTGGTCGGCGTCCACCCCTGGCACGTCGCCCTGTTCGACCCCCGCGCCCAGCAGGAGGTGTGGGGCCAGGACCCCAAGACCCGCATCGCCTCCTCGTACGCCCCCACCGGCAAGGCCACCGCCGTTGACGGCGGCTTCCGACTCTCCGGCCGGTGGCACTTCTCCTCCGGCTGCGACCACGCCCGCTGGGCGCTCCTCGGCTGTCTCGTCACCGACGGCGAGGGCAACCCGGTCGACATGCGCACCTTCCTCGTCCCCCGGTCCGACTACCGGATCGACGACGTCTGGGACACCGTCGGACTGCGCGGCACCGGCAGCAACGACGTCGTCGTCGAGGACGTCTTCGTCCCCGACCACCGCGCACTGAGCTTCGGCCCCGTCACCGCCCTGAGCGTGCCCGGCCACGAGGTCAACCCCGAGCCGCTGTACCGGCTGCCGTACGCGGGGGTGTTCACCACCACCATCTCCACCCCGATCGTCGGCATCGCCGAGGGCGCCTTCGAGTCGTACGCCGAGGCCACCCGGCAGCGGTTCCGCGTCTCGTACGGGCAGAAGGTCGCCGAGGACCCCTTCGCGCAGGTGCGCATCGCCCGCGCCGCCAGCGACATCGACGCGAGCTGGCTGCAACTGACCCGCAACATGGGCGAGATGTACGCGCTCGCCGAGCGCGGCGAGGAGATCCCGATGGAGCTGCGCACCCGCACCCGCCGCGACCAGGTGCTCGCCACCGAACGCTCCGTCGCGGCCGTCGACCTGCTGATGGAGAACTCCGGCGGCAGCGCCATGCGCACCGGCCCCGGCCTCGTCCAGCGCGCCTGGCGCGACGCCCACACCGGCCGCGGTCACGCCGCCAACGACCCCGAGCGGGCCCTGGTCATGTACGGGCAGAGCGCGCTCGGCATCGACATCCAAGACACCATGGCCTGA
- a CDS encoding flavin reductase family protein, with protein MERLIPPSEFRDVLGRFASGITVVATLDADTMEPVGFACQSFASLSLDPPLVMLAVGKNSTSWPRIERSGRFCVNILAEDQQATCAALGRSGSDKFAGVPWSTGEHGTVRIEGALAHVECELDAVYEAGDHHLVTAQVVALDAGEDGRPLLFFRSRYAVGAF; from the coding sequence GTGGAACGGCTGATCCCGCCCTCCGAGTTCCGCGACGTCCTCGGCCGCTTCGCCAGCGGCATCACGGTCGTGGCGACCCTCGACGCCGACACCATGGAGCCCGTCGGGTTCGCCTGCCAGTCCTTCGCCTCGCTCTCCCTCGACCCTCCGCTGGTCATGCTGGCCGTCGGCAAGAACTCCACCAGCTGGCCGAGGATCGAGCGCTCGGGCCGCTTCTGCGTCAACATCCTGGCCGAGGACCAGCAGGCCACCTGCGCCGCCCTCGGCCGCAGCGGCTCCGACAAGTTCGCCGGGGTGCCCTGGAGCACCGGCGAGCACGGCACCGTACGCATCGAGGGAGCCCTCGCCCACGTGGAGTGCGAGCTCGACGCCGTGTACGAGGCAGGGGACCACCACCTGGTCACCGCGCAGGTGGTGGCGCTCGACGCCGGCGAGGACGGCCGGCCGCTGCTCTTCTTCCGCAGCCGCTACGCCGTGGGCGCGTTCTGA
- a CDS encoding glucose 1-dehydrogenase — MTDLRGRTVIITGGARGIGVEAGRVAVEAGARVVLTDVREEGRAAAEKLGGHAHFLRHDVTSEDDWREVVDFTVEAFGRVDGLVNNAGISGGSHLLEEQTAEAFRQVLDIDLTGVFLGIRAVIPAMRDSGGGSIVNISSAAGLMGLARTAGYGAAKWGVRGLTKLGAVELGADRIRVNSVHPGMIHTPMTAHVGIERGEGKYPNTPMGRVGEPQEIARAVAFLLSDAASYVTGAELAVDGGWTTGPTLRPTEDPTDDPTEENH, encoded by the coding sequence ATGACGGACCTGCGGGGCAGGACGGTGATCATCACCGGCGGGGCGCGGGGGATCGGCGTGGAGGCCGGCCGGGTGGCCGTCGAGGCGGGCGCCCGGGTCGTCCTCACCGACGTACGGGAGGAGGGCCGGGCCGCGGCCGAGAAGCTCGGCGGCCATGCCCACTTCCTCCGCCACGACGTCACCTCCGAGGACGACTGGCGCGAGGTCGTCGACTTCACGGTCGAGGCCTTCGGCCGCGTGGACGGCCTGGTCAACAACGCCGGGATCTCCGGCGGTTCGCACCTCCTGGAGGAGCAGACGGCGGAGGCGTTCCGGCAGGTCCTGGACATCGACCTCACCGGCGTGTTCCTCGGCATCCGGGCCGTGATCCCGGCCATGCGGGACAGCGGCGGCGGCTCCATCGTCAACATCTCCTCCGCCGCCGGCCTCATGGGCCTGGCCAGAACCGCCGGCTACGGCGCGGCCAAGTGGGGCGTGCGCGGGCTCACCAAGCTCGGCGCGGTGGAGCTCGGAGCCGACCGGATCCGCGTCAACTCCGTCCACCCCGGCATGATCCACACCCCGATGACCGCCCATGTGGGCATCGAGCGCGGCGAGGGAAAGTACCCGAACACACCGATGGGCCGGGTCGGCGAGCCCCAGGAGATCGCGCGGGCGGTCGCCTTCCTGCTCTCCGACGCCGCCTCGTACGTCACCGGCGCCGAACTGGCCGTCGACGGCGGCTGGACGACCGGCCCGACCCTGCGACCGACCGAGGATCCGACCGACGACCCGACCGAGGAGAACCACTGA
- a CDS encoding IclR family transcriptional regulator, producing the protein MTTSAVEAVEAGMPPLSLLEKAAKVLSAFESAGPRLTLTEVVQRSGIRRSSAHRILDQLVQLRWLEREGRDYRLGMGMLELGAMASHHNRLRRAALPHLHALHESTGHLVHLTVLDGSEVVYLERIGGSDDSVVPSRMGGRQPAYCTASGKAILAFGDAGPVEQVIRDGLRPRTPRTLTRPESFRRELAMTRERGVAFDHEEGYRGVFCVAAPLRGAGRAIAAISVSGHGVHREMERLSPAVRGCARSVWQSMFGPGRQSEKRDRPAGAESAAGLPQPSMDNMMAWLRFSDWM; encoded by the coding sequence ATGACGACCAGTGCTGTCGAGGCTGTCGAGGCCGGGATGCCGCCGCTGTCCCTGCTGGAGAAGGCGGCGAAGGTGCTGAGCGCCTTCGAGAGCGCGGGGCCCCGGCTGACCCTCACCGAGGTCGTGCAGCGTTCGGGCATCCGCCGCTCCTCCGCGCACCGCATCCTCGATCAGCTGGTGCAGCTGCGCTGGCTGGAGCGCGAGGGCCGCGACTACCGGCTGGGCATGGGCATGCTGGAGCTCGGCGCGATGGCCTCGCACCACAACCGGCTCCGCCGGGCGGCCCTGCCCCATCTGCACGCGCTGCACGAGTCCACCGGCCATCTGGTGCACCTCACCGTGCTCGACGGCTCCGAGGTGGTCTATCTGGAGCGGATCGGCGGCTCGGACGACTCCGTCGTGCCCTCGCGCATGGGCGGACGGCAGCCGGCGTACTGCACGGCCTCGGGGAAGGCGATCCTGGCCTTCGGCGACGCGGGGCCGGTGGAGCAGGTGATCCGGGACGGGCTGCGGCCGCGTACCCCGCGCACGCTCACCCGTCCCGAGTCCTTCCGCCGTGAACTGGCGATGACGCGGGAGCGCGGTGTGGCCTTCGACCACGAGGAGGGGTACCGCGGAGTCTTCTGCGTGGCCGCTCCGCTGCGCGGCGCGGGCCGGGCGATCGCCGCGATCTCGGTGAGCGGCCACGGCGTCCACCGCGAGATGGAACGGCTCTCGCCGGCCGTGCGCGGCTGCGCGCGATCCGTGTGGCAGTCGATGTTCGGACCGGGACGGCAGTCGGAGAAGCGGGACCGGCCGGCCGGCGCGGAGTCCGCCGCGGGGCTCCCGCAGCCCTCGATGGACAACATGATGGCCTGGCTGCGGTTCAGCGACTGGATGTGA
- the hsaD gene encoding 4,5:9,10-diseco-3-hydroxy-5,9,17-trioxoandrosta-1(10),2-diene-4-oate hydrolase, whose protein sequence is MAELTYESTSRTVKAAGLTLHHHEAAPAGRSDAPVVIMLHGGGPGASAWSNFGRNLPVFAEHFRTLLVDQPCFGRSDKPELDQDYFSFSADAVTALMDELGIDRAHFVGNSLGGGTAVRIALNHPDKVGKLLLMGPGGVSVNLFAPDPTEGIKRLFEFNSSPEPTKERLRAFLGVMAYDQSIVTDELVEERWASATDPDTRLGSARMGASFANPAWAEATMLWREAHRITQPVLLTWGREDRVNPLDGALVALKTIPDARLHVFPHCGHWAQTEQADEFNRLAVDFFTH, encoded by the coding sequence ATGGCAGAGCTCACCTACGAGTCGACCTCCCGCACCGTCAAGGCGGCCGGGCTCACCCTCCACCACCACGAGGCCGCGCCCGCCGGCCGGTCCGACGCCCCCGTGGTGATCATGCTCCACGGTGGTGGGCCCGGCGCCTCCGCCTGGAGCAACTTCGGCCGCAACCTCCCGGTGTTCGCCGAGCACTTCCGTACGCTCCTCGTCGACCAGCCCTGCTTCGGCCGCTCGGACAAGCCGGAGCTCGACCAGGACTACTTCAGCTTCAGCGCGGACGCCGTCACCGCCCTCATGGACGAACTGGGCATCGACCGGGCGCACTTCGTCGGCAACTCCCTGGGCGGCGGCACCGCCGTCCGGATCGCCCTGAACCACCCGGACAAGGTCGGCAAGCTCCTCCTCATGGGCCCCGGCGGGGTCTCCGTCAACCTCTTCGCCCCCGACCCGACCGAGGGCATCAAGCGGCTCTTCGAGTTCAACTCCTCACCCGAGCCGACCAAGGAGCGACTGCGCGCCTTCCTCGGCGTCATGGCGTACGACCAGTCGATCGTCACCGACGAGCTCGTCGAGGAACGCTGGGCCTCGGCCACCGACCCCGACACCCGGCTCGGCAGCGCCCGGATGGGCGCCTCCTTCGCCAACCCCGCCTGGGCCGAGGCCACGATGCTCTGGCGCGAGGCCCACCGGATCACCCAGCCGGTGCTCCTCACCTGGGGCCGCGAGGACCGCGTCAACCCCCTCGACGGCGCGCTCGTCGCCCTCAAGACCATCCCGGACGCGCGTCTGCACGTCTTCCCGCACTGCGGCCACTGGGCGCAGACCGAGCAGGCCGACGAGTTCAACCGCCTCGCCGTCGACTTCTTCACCCACTGA
- a CDS encoding MaoC/PaaZ C-terminal domain-containing protein, which yields MPIDVDKTLSAPPVRTEVAWDERDVRLYHLALGAGVPETDPRELRYVYEGHERGLQVLPTFGVVAGGTGGVGFQVFDLPGIDIDLAKVLHGGQEITVHRPLPAAARATAVTRAAAVHDKGKAAVIVQESTLLGEDGEPLITQRNQIFVHGEGGFGGDRGPSERLPVPDREPDLVTEIPTLRQQALLYRLTGDWNPLHADPATARRSGHDRPILHGLCSFGMAVKAVTDRLLDGDAAAVAGCRTRFAGVFFPGETLRLRVWDTPDGYRLTATAADRADAPVLTDARITSR from the coding sequence ATGCCCATCGACGTCGACAAGACGCTCTCCGCGCCGCCGGTGCGCACCGAGGTCGCGTGGGACGAGCGCGACGTACGGCTCTACCACCTGGCGCTCGGCGCCGGAGTCCCCGAGACCGACCCGCGCGAACTGCGGTACGTGTACGAGGGGCACGAGCGGGGCCTCCAGGTCCTGCCCACCTTCGGGGTCGTCGCCGGCGGCACCGGCGGCGTCGGCTTCCAGGTCTTCGACCTGCCGGGCATCGACATCGACCTGGCGAAGGTGCTGCACGGCGGCCAGGAGATCACCGTGCACCGCCCGCTGCCCGCCGCCGCCCGGGCGACCGCCGTCACCCGGGCCGCGGCCGTGCACGACAAGGGCAAGGCCGCCGTCATCGTCCAGGAGTCGACCCTCCTCGGCGAGGACGGAGAGCCGCTGATCACCCAGCGCAACCAGATCTTCGTCCACGGGGAGGGCGGCTTCGGCGGCGACCGGGGCCCCTCCGAGCGCCTCCCGGTCCCCGACCGCGAGCCCGACCTGGTGACCGAGATCCCGACACTCCGTCAGCAGGCCCTGCTCTACCGCCTCACCGGCGACTGGAACCCGCTGCACGCGGACCCCGCCACCGCCCGCCGCTCGGGCCACGACCGCCCCATCCTGCACGGGCTCTGCTCCTTCGGGATGGCGGTCAAGGCGGTCACCGACCGACTGCTCGACGGCGACGCCGCCGCGGTCGCCGGCTGCCGCACCCGCTTCGCCGGGGTCTTCTTCCCCGGCGAGACCCTGCGGCTGCGCGTCTGGGACACCCCCGACGGCTACCGCCTGACGGCCACGGCAGCGGACCGCGCGGACGCGCCGGTCCTCACCGACGCGCGGATCACCAGCCGCTGA